In Halobacteria archaeon AArc-dxtr1, the sequence GGACGTCTGTGACGTCCAGAAGGGTGACATCCTGTTTATCCACACAGGGTACCAGGACTACGCCTGGCACACTGAAGAAGCAGATCCCCACCGCTACTTCTGCAAGCATCCCGGTCCGAACGCCGAGTTCGCCGACTGGTGCAAGGAGATGGAGATCAACTACATCATCTTAGACTGTGGCAGCGCAGACCACCCGATGAACACGGTGATCCGCGATATCCGACCCGAGCTCGCCGAGGAGGCAGCAGATCACCTCGGCGTCGACGACCTGGATGAGGTCTTCCCACCGGAGGGCTACCAGCTCATGCACACCGAGCTGTTCCCCGAGGGCATTATCCACGTCGAGAACGCCCAGGTGCCCGACGAGCTGCTGAACGAGCGCGTCCAGATCGGCACCTTCCCGTGGCGCTTCCGCGGCGGCGAGTCGAGCGTCTGCCGGTGCGTGGCGTTCCAGGACTGAAAGCGAGAGAACGGAGCGGCCCCAAGCGTTTTGCCGTCTGCCTTCGAGCCGAGAGCCATGAGTGTCGACCTTCTGGTTCGGAATGCAAGGGTCCCCGGCGCCGACGCACCGACGTCGATGGCGGTCGTAGACGGACGAATCGTCGACCCGGCGGACGTCGATCCCGACGAGGCAGACCGCGTCCTCGACGCCGCGGGCGGGCTCGTCGCCCCGGGGTTCGTCGATCCCCACGTCCACCTAGACAAGGCGTACGTCGAACCGGACCTCCGGCCGGCCGAGACCGGGACGCTGGGCGAGTCGATCGATCGGACCCACGAGCGAAAGGCAGAGTATACGGTCGACGACGTTCGCGACCGCGCCATTCGAGCGATCGAAGCCCACGTCGAACACGGCTGTACGCGCATTCGCACACACGTCGACGTCGACACGATTGGCGGGCTGACGCCGCTTCGCGGCGTGCTCGCGGCCCGCGAAGCCTGCGAGTCGATCGCCGACGTCGAAATCGTCGCCTTTCCACAGGAGGGGGTCCTGCAAGATCCCGGCACCGAGGCGTTGCTCACCGAGGCCGTCGAATCGGGGGCGGATCTCGTCGGCGGAATGCCCGACAACGAGCGCACGGAGGCCGACCGCCGGGCGCACGTCGACGCCTGTCTCGACCTGGCCGAGCGGTTCGATGTCGGCGTCGACATGCACGTCGACGAGACTGACGATCCGTCGGCGCGCTCGCTCGAGTACCTCGCTGCGACCGTCATAGAGTGCGGGTTCGAGGCGCCGGTGACCGCGGGTCACACCTGCGCGCTGGCGGCCTACGACGATCCCCACGCCGCCAGGGTGATCGACCTCGTCGCGGAGGCCGGCCTTTCGGTGATCGCCAATCCGCCGACGAATCTCGTCCTGCAGGGCCGCCACGACGGCTATCCGAAGCGCCGGGGGATCACCCGGATCGACGCCCTCCGTGAGGCCGGCGTCACCGTGGCCATCGGGCAAGATTGTATTCTGGACGGCTTTTACCCCTACGGGCGGGCAAGCATGCTCGAGGCGGCGCTGCTCGCAGCTCACGCGGCACAGCTCGTGACGCCCGCAGAGCGCCGGCTGGCGTGGAATCTCGTCAGCCAGAACGCCGCCGCGGTCGTGGGCTCGGAACACGGCCTGGAAAACGGGCAGCCGGCGACGTTTAACGTCTTCCCGCCCGGCGTCGACGGGCGCCACGAGGCGATCCGCCGCGGCGGGGCGCCACGCGCCGTCGTCCACGAGGGAACGATCGTCGCCGAAACGAAGCGAGAATCGACGGTCTACCGGGCCGACTAGCGCTCGAAGTCGATCTTGCGGCGCTCGTCGCCGCGGCGGACGTGCGTCGTTGCGGGCTCGGTCCGGGCGATCTCGCGGCCGTCTTTCAATACGAGCGTCCGCGGCGCCTGGGTCCGCAGCGCGTTGAACGGGTCCGGCGCGTCGTAGACGACCAGCGAGGCAGGGTTTCCGACATCGAGGCCGTACGCATCGGTGCCGAAGATCGAGGCGTTGGCGTCGGTGAGCATCTCCCAGAGCGGACCGACGTCGCTCCGACCGCTCATGTGTGCGTAGTGGAGGAGGACGAACGCGGCGTCGAGAGGATCGCCCCGGCCGTAGTGGTACCAGGGGTCCATCACGGAGTCGTGGCCGATGCCGACGGTGACGCCGGCCTCGCGCAGCTGGTCGATCCGGGTGTGGCCCCGGCGCCGCGGGTAGTCGTCGTACCGCCCCTGCAAGACGGCGTTGTCCGGCGGGTTCGTGACGACGCCGACCCCGCTCTCTGCGAGCAGCGAGATCACCTTGTCGGCGTAGCTGTTCGGGTAGGAATGCATCGCCGTCGTGTGGCTCGCGGTCACTCGATCGCCGATTCCGCGCTTCGTGGCCTCGCTCGCGAGCACCTCGGTAAAGCGCGAGCCGGGATCGTCTGTCTCGTCGATATGGAGGTCCGCCGGGCGATCGTAGGACTCGGCAAGGTCCATCGCGAGTTTGACCGAGGCAACGCCGTCCTCGCGGGTGTGCTCGTTGTGCGGGATCGCGCCGACGAGGTCTGCACCGATCTCGAGGGATTCGCGGAGCAGATCTTCGTGGTGTTCGTCGGTGAAGATGCCGTCCTGTGGGAAGGCGACGACCTGCAGGTCGACCAGATCCGAGACTGACTCGCGGAGGTCACAGAGCGCGCGGACGGCGGTCAGGGACTCCTCGGTCGCGTCGGCGTGGGTCCTGACGCGAGTGACCCCGTTGGCCGCGAGCCACTCGATCGTCTGCTCGGCGCGAGCCTGCACGTCGTCGGCCTCGAGTGACTCCTTTCGCTCGCCCCAGATCTCGATGCCCTCGGCGAGCGTGCCGGACTCGTTCCAGCGCGGGTCGCCGGCAGTGAGCGTCGCGTCGAGGTGGAGGTGCGGTTCGATCAACGGCGGGGTGACGAGCCGGCCGTCAGCGTCGTAGACGCGGTCGGCGTCCCCGGGATCGCCGGAGACGGCGTCCTCGAGACGGGCGATGGTCCCGTCTTCGACCGTGATGTCGACTGGGTCTCCCGCGAGCGTGCGTGCGTCGGTGATGAGCCACGAGGGCATACACGCCACATTCGCGGGGGCAACTAATAGTGCTGTGACTCTCCGATTGTACAGTTTCTTCAACAAATTCGTGTCACTAGCGTCCAAATAGCTGTGCGAAATTAGCAACTGTCGAAACCCTCATTACCCCTGCGCTGACTGTCGTGAGTAATGACGAAACGTGATGGCGGATTCGACTGGCGACGGATCGTCTTCGGACGAACCGATCTTCCCGATCCCGATTACCCACTCGACCACGTGCCCAAAGACGAGCGCAGGGGGCTCGTGAGCCTCTCGGCGGTGTTGCTCGGACTGGTGTTTTTCGCCGGGACGATGTGGGCGGGCGCGGAGGTCAGCGCGGCGATGGGCTTCGAGGAGATGCTGACCGCGATGGTCGTCGGGCACATCATCCTCGGCGGCTACGTCGCGCTACTGTGTGCGATCTCGGCGAAGGCGGGGCTAACGACCGTCCTGTTGGCACGATACTCGTTCGGCCGCTTCGGCGCGAAGTGGGCCGACCTGCTGCTGGGTGGGACCCAGGTCGGCTGGTTCGGTGTCACCATCCCGATGGTGGCCATCCCGACGGCGACCTATTTCGGACTCGAGAGCGCAGCGATGCTCAGCGCCCTGATCATCGTCTGGGGGCTGTTACACATGCTTACGGCGTACTTCGGCTACGACGGAATGGAGAAGCTCTCGTACGTCGCTGTTCCCTTCCTGATCCTGGTGGGGCTACTCTCGATCTACATCGCGGTCGGGGAGGTCGGCGGGGTCGACGGGCTGTTAGCCCAGACCGGCGGCGGCGAGATGGGCTTCGGACTCGCAGTGACAATCGTCGTCGGGACGTTCATCAGCGCGGGGACGCAGGCGCCCAACTGGGCGCGCTTCGCGATCAGTTCCCGGATCGCGTTCTGGGCGGGGTTGATCGCCTTCCTCGTCGGGAACAGCTTCCTCTTCCTGAGTGGCGCCGTCGGTGGCGCCGTCTACGACGTCACCCCGCAGGGTGACCTCTACGAGGTGCTTGTTGCACAGGGACTGGCGACCGTCGGCCTGATCGCGCTTATTTTGAACATCTGGACGACCAACGACAACGCCGCCTACGCGTTCAGCGTCGCCGGCGCCGAGGCCTTCGAGTACGACCGCAAGCGGCCGTTCGTCATCGTCGGCTGTCTGGCCGGGATCGCGCTCGCACTCGCCGGCGCGGACGCGTTGCTCCTGCCGTGGCTCGAAGTGCTCGGACAGTACATCCCGCCGCTTGGCGCGATCATTATCGCCGACTTCCTGCTGTGCTGGCGCCTCTCGGTCCCGCGGATGGATGACGTCGAGTTCACGAGCGTCCGGTGGACCGGCGTCCTCGCGTACGTCGTCGGCTGCCTGGTCGCGATCCTGACGGCCGGTTCGATCGTCCCTGGCGTCACCGCGCCCGCGGTGCTCCCGGGGATGGCGGCGCTCAATGGCATGCTCGCAGCAGCAATCGTCCACGTGGTCGGCTACTACCTCCTCGAGGCCAACGGTGTGTTGCCGGGACACGTGGTTCCCGAGGACGCCGAGCGACTCTGAGACGGCAGCTCGGGCGCCCGCCGGGACCGTAGAGACTCAGCGGGCCACTAACACCGGAATCGGCGACCGGCGAACCACTTTCTCCGCGACGCTCCCGAGCAGGACACGTGCAACTCCCTCTCGGCCGTGGCTCCCGATTACGACCAGATCGTAGTTCTCCTCGTCGGCGCGTTTGACGATCGCACGATCCGGTCGTCCGCGAGCGACCTCGGTCTCGATCTCGACGCCGCGTTCGGCGCCGCGCCTGCGAGCCGTGTCAAGCAGCTCCTGGGCACGTTCACGCTCCGGGGCGTCGTCGGGGAGATCCCCGGTCATTCCCGAGAAGGCGCCGATGTCACCACGCCCCACTTCCACGGCGTGGAGTACGGTAATCGATGCGTTCGGGAACGTCTCGATGGCGTAATCGAGCGCGTCGGTCGATCCCTCCGAGCCGTCGACGGGTACCAGTATTCGGTCCGACATGGCAATGTGTACGTATAATAGTTAAATATAGCTTTGGGCCGGTAGAGCACGCCAACGGGAGACACAGCAATACGGATCCGGTTCACGTGATCGAAACAGCTTGCTACCGCCGAGAAACGCCACCAAGACCACGCACGAGTGGACAGTAACGCTATACGACAAGAGCACGTGGACGGACGCATGAAGGCCTGCGTGCTCGACGAGTGGGGCGGATCGCTGTCGGTCGAAACGGTACCGGAGCCCGAGCCGGGACCGGGCGAGGTGCGGGTCGACGTACGCGCCTGCGGCGTCACCCGAACAATCGAGAACGCGGTCCAGGGTGGGCTCGACGACGATCCGTCGCTGACGCCCCGAATCCCGGGCCACGAGTTCGCCGGTGTCGTCGACGCCGTGGGAGACGGCGTCTCTCGGCTCGAGCCGGGTGACCGCATCCTCTCGTACTTTTATCTGACCTGTGGCGACTGCGATCACTGTCGTCGCGGGCACGGAAACCGGTGTACCGAGTTCGGCGGCTGGTACGGCGTCAACTCCGAGGGCGCCTACGCCGAGAAGGCAATTCTCCCGGTCGAAAACGCACTCCCGTTGCCCGAGGGCGCGAGCTTCGCTGCGGGCGCGATCGCGGCCGACGGGTTGGCGACGCCGATCCACGTTTGCGACCGGACGGACGTCGGCGATACCGATACCGTCCTCGTGATCGGTGCCGCGGGCCGGATCGGGATCCACCTCTCACAGCTCGCGGCGAGCCGGGGTGCACACGTCCTGGCTGCGGACGTCGACCCGGAGCGCTTGGATCACGTCGACGCCGTGACGGGCGCGGCAGTGGAACCGATCGACGCGCGTGGTGAGGACGCCGCTGATCGGCTCCGCGAGGCGACGCCACACGGGGACGGCCCGACGGTGATCGTCGACGCCGTCGGCGACGTCGAGACGCTGGGAGCGGCCTGGGACGCAATGGCGATGGGCGGACAGGTGGTTTCGCTCACCACCCACCACGAGCGCAGTTTCGCGCCGCTTCTGAAGGAGTTCGTGGTCAAAGAGGGTGCGCTGCTCGGCTCGCGGTACGCGACCAGAGACGAGGTCGTCCGCGCGGCGCGCCTGCTCGCGGACGGACGGATCGAGCCCGTAGTGACCGATCGCGTCGGACTGGCGGACGTGCCGGCGGTCCACGAGGAGCTACGGGCGGGCGAGCGCTACGGCATGGTCGTACTCGAGCCGTAGAGCGAGACAAAACGAGAGCAGTAAGGGGCTTACTCGAGCGGATCCGGATCCTCGGTACGACCGGTATCTTCCAGTTGGCTCTGGCCCTGTCGAGTCCCGCCGTCTCCAGGGAGGAGGACGTTGAGGATCAGCGCAGTGACACCACCGACCAGGAGCCCAGAGCCGAGGATCACGGCAATCTCGTCGGGGAACTCGACGAGCAGGTCATCGGTAATCTCGACGCCGACGCCGAGGACGATCGAGACGGCGATGATCGTCAGGTTTCGCCGAGTCAGCTCGACTCGGTTAGCGACGATTCGCAGCCCGATGGAGAAGATCATCCCAAAGAGGACGACCGCTGCACCCCCGAGAACTGGGTCGGGCATTGCGGCGGCGATGGCTCCCACCTTCGGGATGAGTCCGAGCACAACGAGGAAGATACCACAGATCCCGACGACGAACCGGCTCGCGACGCCGGTAAAGCCGATCAGGCCGACGTTCTGGGAGAAGGAGGTGTTGGGGAAGGCGTTGAAGAAGCCGGCGAACATGCTCATGAACCCGTCGGCGAGGAGCCCGCCGCGCATCTCCTCCGAGGTTGCTCTGCGCCCGACGCTTCCGGTCGTCCCCTCAATGTCGCCGATCGTTTCGATGGAGGTGATGACGTAGGCGAACGCCGCGATCAGGATCGCCACCGGGTGGAACTCGAGGCCGAACTCGAGGGGCATCGGCACGGCGACCCAGGACGCTTCAGCGACGCCACCGAAGTCGAGCAGACCCATCGGCCAGGCGACGAGGTAGCCGACGACGACCGCGAGGAGCACGCTCGCGATCGAGACGAAGCCGTCGAAGTACTGGTTCAAGCCGACGGCAAGGAGGAAGACGAGTCCGGCGAGACCGAGGTTGTACAGCGCCCCGAAGTCGTCGGCCCCTGGGCCGCCGGCAGAGTAATCGATGGCGACCGGGATCAGCGTCAGTCCGACGAGCATGACGACGATGCCGGTTACGAGCGGCGGAAACAGCCGCTCGAGGTCGTCGTAAAAGTATCCGACGACGATCTCGACCGGAGCCGCAACGATGATCGCCCCGAAGATCGCTGCGACGCCGAAGGCGGCGCCGATATCGATCAAGGGCGCGACGAAGATCGCACTCGTCCCCATCACGATCGGGAGCCGGGCTCCCACGGGACCGACGGAGTACACCTGAACGATCGTCGCGACCCCCGCTACCAGCAGCGCCATCTGGACAATAAACGCCGTTTCGGCGCCGTCGAGACCAATTGCCCCCGCGATGACGAGCGGCAACGCGACCGTCGAGAGGAACATCGCCAAGAGATGCTGTAAGCCGAGTGGAATTGCTTCGGCTAACGGTGGCTTGTCTTCGATTTCGTACTCGATCAGGGCGGTATCCATCCCGCCTTCGGAAGGTTGTGTGGTATCACTGGCCATAGACCACGGTATCACTCACCATAGATAGCTGTTTTGGCCGAAATAGCGTGGTAGAGGGCACGATCGTGAATCAAACACGGGATCTGAGAGCTGTTCCGGAACCGCCGTCGGGAGGGCGGAGCCAGTCCCCGTCGTCGGAGCGTCGTAACCGATATAGTGGCGTGTCGGAGTTATGGAGAGGATGACTCCGGAACCGGCGTCGGACGAGCCGAGCACGATCCCGTGGGCTGCGATTGCGGCCATCGGTCTGGGGTTGTTCGGACTCGGCCTCGCCGTCGGGGGCTACGGCGCGTACGTCTCCGTGCTCATCGAACGAGGAATCTCACCAGACGCGGCAGGGTTTGGGATGTCGCTGTTCTTGTTCGGACAGTTCGTCGCGGTGGTCCCGGCAGACCGGCTGACGCGGACGCGGCCGGTCGAACGGGTCGCTGCCGGCGGATTGGCACTCGCCGGCCTGGGAATCGCCCTCGGCGGAATCGTGACGCTCGAGGCGACGTACGCCTCCCGGCTCCTGCTCGGACTGGGGCAGGGGACGGCGTTCGTCGCCGGCATGAAGTACGTCGGCAGGCGGACGACGGGGGCGGATACGGCCACCGCGCAGGGACTGCTCGGCGCGTTGTTCACGCTCGGGCTGGCGGCCGGGCTGGCGATCGCACCGCCGGTCGTCCCAGCCGTCGGGCCGGTCGTTCCGGCAGCCGTCGCCGCCGCCGTGGCCCTGCTCGGTGCCGGGCTGACCGCCCGGGTGCCGACCACGGACGGGAACGCGATCGTGGAACTTCGATCGTACCTCGAGCCGTTCGCCTCGGCGGGCGGCCTCGCCCTCGGGCTCGGGAACATGGCCACGTTCGGCTTCCTGATGGTTGCGGCGACCTGGTACGCCGAGTTACTCGCGGGCGTCGCGCTTCCGGCGACGGCCGTGCTGGTCGGCTTTGCGCTAACGACGGTTTTGGGGCGGGCGATTGGCGGCTGGCTCTCGCGAGGGTACGGCGAGCGCGCAACGGTCGCCGGCTCGCTGCTGGGGCTCGCAGCGGTCCTTCTCGGGCTCGCCGCCGCAACCGCGGCCGGCTCGGCAGTCGGAATCGCTGCTGCGTTGATCGCAACCGGGTTCGGCTTTGGCATCCCGTTCGGACCGCTGTTTAGCCTGGCGTTCTCGGAGCTATCGGAGGACGCGGGCGTGACGCTGTCGGGGATGATGCTGGTCGGCAACGCCGGCGCGCTCGCCTACCCGTGGCTGGTCGGCTGGCTGCTGACCGCAACCGCCGGCTACGCGGCCGGTCTGGCTGCGATGGGCGCGTCGGTCGCGGCGATCTGGCTGCTCTGGCTGCGAGCGGTCGGCTACTGACCGCGGACCGCAGAAGGTGGCGACCTCAGCGCAGGATGGGCAACTCGATATGGGTCGCGTATTCTGCGTCGTGGTGGACGGTATTCGTCGCGACTCGGGACTCCTCGTCTCCATACAGTGGTCCACCCGTGTTCTGGTTGACATCGAACCGGGGCCAGTTCGACGAGGAGATGTCGAGTCGGATGCGGTGGCCCGCCTTGAACCGGTTCGCGGTGTCGTAGGGCTCCATGTAGAACTCGTAGACGTCGCCGGGTTCGAGAAGGTCGGGCTCCTCGCGATACCCCCGGTACCGACCCCGACAGATCGAGTCCGAGAGATTCAGCGCGTAGCCGTCAGGGTAGTCCTCACTTGGTGGGTGTTCGTCGATCAGTTTGGCCGTGAAGTCGGTGTCCTCGCCGTCGGTCGAGCCGTAGACCCGAACCCGAATCGGGCCGGCGATCTCGACGGCCTCCTCCAGTGGCGGCGTCCGGAAGACGAGAACGTCGTCGCGGTCGGCGAGGGGGCCGTAAGGTGCGGTTGCGCCGAAGGTGTCCTCGTCGGTGCGCTGGTCGTAGCCGCCGCGGCCGGCGAAGTCGATGATGTTTCGATCACCGAGGGGATAGGCGCCGACGGGCTCCTCGCGGGGTTCGTAGGTCAGATACGAGGAGGTGTTACCGCCGATCGTCGGGACGGGATCGTCAGGATCGAACTCGAAACTCGTCGCGGCGTTCTCGGCGTCGGGCTTCTGCTGGGAGAGGGTCCCGTCGCCGTGGGCGTAGAACGCCGTCATCTCCGTGCCGGCAGGTGGCCACTCCTGCGCACTGCGCCACTCGCCGCCGTGGAAGAGGTGGCCTGCGCCGGCTGGGTGGTCGTCGTCGGTCCGGTGGCCGTCGCCGGTCCCCATCAGGAAGTACTCGACACGCGGTCGGTCCCAGGTGTCGTCGCCCTTGAGGTAGTGATCGAAAAACGCGAGGCGCGTCTCGCGGTACTTTCGGGTCGCCTCCTCGCCGAAGGCGAGGTCGCCTGCGGTGGGGTGCTCCCAGGTCAGTGGCGGGAAGAGAAGCGCCTCACTATGGTCGTGACCGCCCGGTAGGCGGGCGAGGTGTGTCCACGGCCCCATCAGGAGGTAGTGATCCGCATCTTTTCGGTCGGCGAGCCCCCGGAAGTTGTCACAGGTCGCACCGGTGTAGGAGTCGTACCAGCCGCCGGCATAGACGGTGGGGACGTCTGCCGACTCGTCGTAGTAGCGCTCGAAGTTGATGCCCGGATTCTGCCAGAGATCGTCGCTCGCGCTTCCGGCTTCCATGATGTCGAACGCCCACTCCTCGTAGCCGGGGAGTTCGGCGAGGGCGGTCTCGCCGCGCTGGACGGGGGCGTCGTGCAGCACCTCTCGGAAGTCGACGTCGGCGAAGACCTGCTGGACCTCGGGATCGGCAAGCGACTCGTGGGCGAAGCCTGCACCAAGGGTGAACGCCCAGGAGAGCCAGCGCTGCTCGAAGGCGCCGTTGTGCCGGAACGTCTTCTTCCGGCCGTTGGCAGCCCCCATGTTGACGAACATCCCGCCGAGGCCGTCGGGATCCTGCGTCGCCAGCGCGCTCTGGACCCAGGCGCCGTAGGACGTGCCGAGCGTGGCGACCTGGCCGTCGCAGTAGGGCTGGTCGGCCAGCCACTCGACGGTGTCGGCGCCGTCTTCGGCCTCGTTGACGTAGATGTAAAAGTCGCCGTCGCTGTCGAACCGGCCGCGAACGTCCTGGATAGCGATGACGTACCCCCGCGAGGCGTACCACTCGCCGTGTCGGAGACGGCCGCCAGTTCGGTCGTACGGCGTGCGATCCAGCAGCACCGGTCTGGGCTCATCGATTGGCTCGCCGGTGTCGGGGTTGGCCGGGCGATAGATGTCTGTGGCGAGAGAGACGCCGTCGCGGGTCTCGATCTGTACGTTCAACTCGGCGTGAACCGCGTACTCCGGATCGGTCGGCATACCTCCTACAGAGTGAGGCATTCGGTAAGAGTGTATCCCCCAGCGAGCGGAGACGGGACAGCGGAGGGCGGTGAGGACTGCGGACGGCGATAGAAACGAACGTCGCTGCTCGAAAAAGTGCCCGAACAGTGGCGTGAACGGGTGGAAATCGCCAGACACCGCCGGAACTTTTATGTGTGTCGGCTGGGACTTTTAGCCCAATCTGTGCGAGTGTGGGGCACGCCCTCGTACAGCATTCCCGGTGTGGGGCCGGGCGATACGATCACACATGACGGAACACAACGACAACACAGACGAGACGCGAACGGACGGAGGCGAGATCTCCCGGGAGGAGGCTTCGTTCGTCGAGTATGGGATCGAAGACAAACCGCCGTTGGGAGAATCGGCATTCTTAGGCGTCCAGCACTACCTGACGATGATCGGGGCGACGGTAGCGATTCCGCTCATCCTCGCAGATCTCATGGAGATGCCGGGGCCAGAGACGGCGCAGTTGGTTGGGACCTTCTTTGTGGTCTCAGGGGTCGCAACGCTGTTACAGACGACGATCGGGAACCGGTATCCGATCGTCCAGGGCGGGACGTTCGCACTGTTAGCACCGGCGATCGCGATTATTCTCGCCGCAGGTGGACCGTGGGAAACCACGATCCTCGAACTACAGGGAGCGATCATCGCCGCAGCGGCGATACAGGTTATCCTGGGATACTCCGGCCTGCTGGGGAAACTCAAGTACTACCTCTCGCCGGTCGTCATCGCCCCGGTGATTGTGTTGATCGGGCTCTCGCTGGTCGACGTCGGTGAGGTAACTGACCCCGGTCAGAACTGGTGGTTACTCGGACTGACGCTGTTCCTGATCATCGCGTTCTCTCAGTACCTCGATCAGTACAGTCGGTACGCGAAACTGTTCCCAGTGCTGCTCGGCATCGCAAGCGCCTGGATCATCGCAGGCATCCTCACCGCAGCTGGCGTCTACACCGAAGCCAGCCACGAAGGAATGGGGTACGTCGACACTGCAGCAATGGTCGATGCCCCCCTCATCCAGCCGATCATGCCGTTCCAGTGGGGTATACCCGAATTTACACTGGCGTTCATGATCGGAATGTTCGCCGGTATCGTCGCATCGATGATCGAGAGTATCGGTGACTACTACGCAGTCGCTCGAATTGCTGGCGTCGGTGCGCCAAGCGAGAAGCGC encodes:
- a CDS encoding CocE/NonD family hydrolase → MPTDPEYAVHAELNVQIETRDGVSLATDIYRPANPDTGEPIDEPRPVLLDRTPYDRTGGRLRHGEWYASRGYVIAIQDVRGRFDSDGDFYIYVNEAEDGADTVEWLADQPYCDGQVATLGTSYGAWVQSALATQDPDGLGGMFVNMGAANGRKKTFRHNGAFEQRWLSWAFTLGAGFAHESLADPEVQQVFADVDFREVLHDAPVQRGETALAELPGYEEWAFDIMEAGSASDDLWQNPGINFERYYDESADVPTVYAGGWYDSYTGATCDNFRGLADRKDADHYLLMGPWTHLARLPGGHDHSEALLFPPLTWEHPTAGDLAFGEEATRKYRETRLAFFDHYLKGDDTWDRPRVEYFLMGTGDGHRTDDDHPAGAGHLFHGGEWRSAQEWPPAGTEMTAFYAHGDGTLSQQKPDAENAATSFEFDPDDPVPTIGGNTSSYLTYEPREEPVGAYPLGDRNIIDFAGRGGYDQRTDEDTFGATAPYGPLADRDDVLVFRTPPLEEAVEIAGPIRVRVYGSTDGEDTDFTAKLIDEHPPSEDYPDGYALNLSDSICRGRYRGYREEPDLLEPGDVYEFYMEPYDTANRFKAGHRIRLDISSSNWPRFDVNQNTGGPLYGDEESRVATNTVHHDAEYATHIELPILR
- a CDS encoding purine/pyrimidine permease, with the protein product MTEHNDNTDETRTDGGEISREEASFVEYGIEDKPPLGESAFLGVQHYLTMIGATVAIPLILADLMEMPGPETAQLVGTFFVVSGVATLLQTTIGNRYPIVQGGTFALLAPAIAIILAAGGPWETTILELQGAIIAAAAIQVILGYSGLLGKLKYYLSPVVIAPVIVLIGLSLVDVGEVTDPGQNWWLLGLTLFLIIAFSQYLDQYSRYAKLFPVLLGIASAWIIAGILTAAGVYTEASHEGMGYVDTAAMVDAPLIQPIMPFQWGIPEFTLAFMIGMFAGIVASMIESIGDYYAVARIAGVGAPSEKRINHGIGMEGIGNIFAGIMGTGNGSTSYGENIGAIGITGVASRYVVQIGAIVMLVVGFFGPFGALIVSIPNPIVGALYIAMFGQIAAVGLSNLKFVDLDASRNVFIVGIALFLGLALPNYFGNFAGPDEFQAVAEGAAVIGPVLGEQIVSDTIFVIGSTTMAVGGIIAFVLDNTVRGTREERGLSQWEELAEDEDEFQTVFERMRSDGDSPAVDKAD